The following are encoded in a window of Naumovozyma castellii chromosome 10, complete genome genomic DNA:
- the TIM8 gene encoding protein transporter TIM8 (ancestral locus Anc_4.367), with product MSLNNTTLASENLAALDDSSKKEIAAFLESENSKQKVQMSIHQLTNTCFKNCVSSITDSNLNAQEEECLSSCVNKFLDTNIRLVKGLQNSQ from the coding sequence ATGTCTCTTAATAATACCACGTTAGCATCAGAGAACTTAGCAGCCCTAGATGATTCatcaaagaaggaaattgcTGCGTTTTTAGAATCTGAAAACTCTAAGCAGAAAGTACAAATGTCCATTCATCAGTTGACTAATACATGTTTCAAGAATTGTGTTTCCAGTATTACGGATTCCAACTTGAATGCACAAGAGGAAGAGTGTTTGAGTAGTTGTGTGAATAAGTTTTTGGATACCAATATTAGATTAGTGAAGGGTTTACAAAATTCACaatga